A genomic region of Microlunatus sagamiharensis contains the following coding sequences:
- a CDS encoding phospholipase D-like domain-containing protein, translating into MTSRSVGPRGRARARLVALVSALAVTVGLLVGPASALTLTRDKSGDIALPSGDSCPTIATPAPYEAWYNIDDMEKRGFWDPQDNTPWDYSKKLSQIICGAKKDSEIKIGMFFIRALGTMQAPGTGTALGTRPETDPELIFNALEWVKKNRNVTVGLVLDGGSINPKGEKDKIAQRLQDIASVYYCDNGCFNVNKDKVWPYAINHEKFLTISDTTWSNSADGPHPVILSMSGNFARSQLRNYHQEMTLLYDDHKLFDMFDTRFDAMQYCATKNCPSASGFPKSMTLTKQRGIWVDPIYRHYTDPGRGTTVSFTPATQDARDFYVQQFDDVDCAVDNNIRIAMFKLTDAKAEQMVNALSRLRSRGCDISMLLTKQGGSTTISPKVVKTLKKAKIPVTCTSVAMHTKEILIGPKHSNLGRVLVGTQNMSVAGLRYSEEHVITLDTRAASAQYLESMRRVYSQYMNGWYELSKDTESCG; encoded by the coding sequence ATGACGTCGAGGTCGGTCGGCCCCCGAGGCAGGGCGCGCGCCCGCCTCGTGGCCCTGGTGAGCGCCCTCGCGGTGACCGTGGGCCTCCTCGTCGGCCCCGCCAGCGCCCTCACCCTCACCCGTGACAAGTCCGGGGACATCGCGCTGCCCAGCGGCGACTCGTGCCCCACCATCGCGACGCCGGCGCCGTACGAGGCCTGGTACAACATCGACGACATGGAGAAGCGGGGCTTCTGGGACCCGCAGGACAACACGCCCTGGGACTACTCCAAGAAGCTGTCGCAGATCATCTGCGGGGCCAAGAAGGACTCCGAGATCAAGATCGGGATGTTCTTCATCCGCGCCCTCGGGACGATGCAGGCGCCCGGCACCGGCACCGCGCTGGGCACCCGCCCCGAGACCGACCCCGAGCTGATCTTCAACGCCCTCGAGTGGGTCAAGAAGAACCGCAACGTGACGGTCGGGCTCGTCCTCGACGGCGGCTCGATCAACCCGAAGGGCGAGAAGGACAAGATCGCCCAGCGCCTGCAGGACATCGCGTCCGTCTACTACTGCGACAACGGCTGCTTCAACGTCAACAAGGACAAGGTCTGGCCGTACGCGATCAACCACGAGAAGTTCCTGACGATCTCCGACACCACGTGGTCCAACTCCGCGGACGGCCCGCACCCGGTCATCCTCTCGATGTCGGGCAACTTCGCCCGCTCGCAGCTGCGGAACTACCACCAGGAGATGACGCTCCTGTACGACGACCACAAGCTCTTCGACATGTTCGACACCCGCTTCGACGCGATGCAGTACTGCGCGACGAAGAACTGCCCGAGCGCCTCGGGCTTCCCGAAGTCGATGACGCTCACCAAGCAGCGCGGCATCTGGGTCGACCCGATCTACCGGCACTACACCGACCCCGGCCGCGGCACCACGGTCTCGTTCACCCCGGCGACGCAGGACGCCCGTGACTTCTACGTGCAGCAGTTCGACGACGTCGACTGCGCCGTGGACAACAACATCCGCATCGCGATGTTCAAGCTGACCGACGCCAAGGCCGAGCAGATGGTGAACGCGCTCAGCCGGCTGCGCTCGCGCGGCTGCGACATCTCGATGCTGCTCACCAAGCAGGGTGGCAGCACGACGATCTCGCCCAAGGTGGTCAAGACCCTCAAGAAGGCCAAGATCCCCGTGACGTGCACGTCGGTCGCCATGCACACCAAGGAGATCCTGATCGGCCCGAAGCACAGCAACCTGGGCCGTGTCCTGGTCGGCACGCAGAACATGTCGGTCGCCGGGCTGCGCTACAGCGAGGAGCACGTGATCACCCTCGACACGCGCGCGGCCTCCGCGCAGTACCTCGAGTCGATGCGCCGGGTCTACAGCCAGTACATGAACGGCTGGTACGAGCTGTCGAAGGACACCGAGTCCTGCGGCTGA
- a CDS encoding copper resistance protein CopC, which produces MGHPRVEVVDRSRSPLRPFGLPLAVLAVLLLGAVLAARPAPAHAVEPVAAEPYARQELSDPPGAVTLAFGRQVDPSAAKVIVSGPDGRNVTSGPLIVEGTNVTSRLRDGLPRGTYTVHYRIDGSGGEPEGGAYQFSYGSGRFTDLPDRSWSGDDEEPAVLRGTDPNGSEAPEAPTTTRATPGIEVTSEGATTDPEPPATEPASTVEAPPGETTEAGSGPATAATADSATPQGDEGGSSGTPWIVGGVLLLVALAGAGLGVWRSRKGSGDHA; this is translated from the coding sequence GTGGGACATCCCCGGGTCGAGGTCGTCGACCGGTCGCGGTCCCCCCTGCGCCCGTTCGGCCTGCCCCTCGCCGTTCTGGCGGTGCTGCTGCTCGGCGCCGTGCTGGCGGCCCGCCCGGCGCCCGCCCACGCGGTCGAGCCGGTCGCCGCGGAGCCGTACGCCCGCCAGGAGCTCTCCGACCCGCCCGGCGCGGTGACCCTCGCCTTCGGGCGCCAGGTCGACCCGAGCGCGGCCAAGGTCATCGTCTCCGGGCCGGACGGCAGGAACGTCACGAGCGGGCCGCTGATCGTCGAGGGCACGAACGTCACGAGCCGGCTGCGCGACGGCCTGCCCCGCGGGACGTACACGGTGCACTACCGCATCGACGGCTCCGGCGGGGAGCCCGAGGGCGGGGCCTACCAGTTCAGCTACGGCAGCGGCCGCTTCACCGACCTGCCCGACCGGTCGTGGTCCGGCGACGACGAGGAGCCCGCGGTGCTGCGCGGCACCGACCCGAACGGTTCCGAGGCGCCGGAGGCCCCGACGACGACCCGCGCCACCCCCGGCATCGAGGTCACGTCCGAGGGCGCGACGACCGACCCCGAGCCGCCCGCGACCGAGCCCGCGTCGACCGTCGAGGCCCCGCCCGGCGAGACGACCGAGGCGGGCAGCGGCCCGGCCACCGCGGCCACCGCGGACTCGGCCACCCCGCAGGGCGACGAGGGCGGCAGCAGCGGCACCCCGTGGATCGTCGGCGGGGTCCTGCTCCTGGTCGCCCTCGCCGGGGCCGGCCTCGGGGTGTGGCGCAGCCGCAAGGGGTCCGGCGACCACGCCTGA
- a CDS encoding glycosyltransferase — protein sequence MLRSRARETIRRARRVWDAASTASTPRPAPAAVKAVPAKAPDVPPRFDPLPDLRPLPPAKYVFVTGAIPRNFGGRTASILRKCRLLKELGGVDSIIVTLNYSSEVGDIAADLRRRGLLVDGVEIVNLHDYFDQQSTAVAEPVRHEVAEPGMDLVRDPDQEVYRYFENGVYRLYKRFDHEGRLIVRDWFNENRGRTRRDEFDDNGVVRRTTYMDLHLNKPRQEIYYRADGTPYMNKWLKVDPASPFGIVERITMLDERGAPYEVLGSNVALIQSYLDRLIGDDHAFLSVESRRSDGETLTYVRPNVKHVYVLHNPHIAPPFDDLTAVRPSYKPMLDRHDAHGAVVFLTNAQRADAEAVYGEQDHFAVIPHPVAPVPQVPFEQRDPRLVVMLARLDPQKRVPHAIAAFAHVVKALPDARLEIYGQGPEEAALQALIDELGLRGNVRLAGYTKNPAEVYERASCSLLTSRFEGFGLVLLESLSHGCPVVSYDVKYGPSDIVADGVNGFLVGSAMQQQMARRVVEILTDEPLRRRLSEDAAQLRTEFSEETFVARWSELFHRLDAEGWGDDERGVDAG from the coding sequence GTGCTGAGGTCGCGGGCGAGAGAGACCATCCGGCGTGCGCGCCGCGTCTGGGACGCGGCGTCCACCGCGTCGACCCCGAGGCCGGCGCCCGCCGCCGTGAAGGCCGTCCCGGCGAAGGCGCCGGACGTGCCGCCGCGCTTCGACCCGCTGCCCGACCTGCGCCCGCTGCCGCCGGCCAAGTACGTCTTCGTGACCGGGGCGATCCCGCGCAACTTCGGCGGCCGGACCGCCTCGATCCTGCGCAAGTGCCGGCTGCTCAAGGAGCTGGGCGGGGTCGACTCGATCATCGTCACGCTCAACTACTCCTCCGAGGTCGGCGACATCGCGGCCGACCTGCGCCGGCGCGGCCTGCTGGTCGACGGTGTCGAGATCGTGAACCTGCACGACTACTTCGACCAGCAGTCGACGGCCGTCGCCGAGCCGGTCCGCCACGAGGTCGCCGAGCCGGGCATGGACCTCGTCCGCGACCCCGACCAGGAGGTCTACCGCTACTTCGAGAACGGCGTCTACCGGCTCTACAAGCGCTTCGACCACGAGGGCCGCCTGATCGTGCGGGACTGGTTCAACGAGAACCGCGGGCGCACCCGGCGCGACGAGTTCGACGACAACGGCGTCGTCCGGCGCACGACCTACATGGACCTGCACCTCAACAAGCCGCGCCAGGAGATCTACTACCGGGCCGACGGCACGCCGTACATGAACAAGTGGCTGAAGGTCGACCCGGCGTCGCCGTTCGGCATCGTGGAGCGCATCACCATGCTCGACGAGCGGGGGGCTCCGTACGAGGTCCTCGGAAGCAACGTCGCGCTCATCCAGTCCTACCTCGACCGGCTGATCGGCGACGACCACGCCTTCCTCTCCGTGGAGTCGCGGCGCTCCGACGGGGAGACCCTCACCTACGTGCGGCCGAACGTGAAGCACGTCTACGTCCTCCACAACCCGCACATCGCGCCGCCCTTCGACGACCTGACCGCGGTCCGGCCCTCGTACAAGCCGATGCTGGACCGCCACGACGCCCACGGGGCGGTGGTGTTCCTGACCAACGCCCAGCGCGCCGACGCGGAGGCCGTCTACGGCGAGCAGGACCACTTCGCCGTCATCCCGCACCCGGTCGCCCCCGTGCCCCAGGTGCCCTTCGAGCAGCGCGACCCCCGCCTGGTCGTGATGCTGGCGCGCCTCGACCCGCAGAAGCGGGTCCCGCACGCGATCGCGGCCTTCGCCCACGTGGTCAAGGCCCTGCCGGACGCGCGCCTGGAGATCTACGGGCAGGGCCCGGAGGAGGCGGCGCTCCAGGCGCTGATCGACGAGCTGGGGCTGCGCGGCAACGTGCGGCTCGCCGGCTACACCAAGAACCCGGCCGAGGTCTACGAGCGGGCGTCCTGCTCGCTGCTGACGAGCCGCTTCGAGGGCTTCGGCCTGGTGCTGCTCGAGAGCCTGAGCCACGGCTGCCCGGTCGTCAGCTACGACGTCAAGTACGGCCCGTCCGACATCGTCGCCGACGGCGTCAACGGCTTCCTGGTCGGCTCGGCCATGCAGCAGCAGATGGCGCGGCGGGTGGTGGAGATCCTCACCGACGAGCCCCTGCGGCGCCGGCTGAGCGAGGACGCCGCCCAGCTGCGCACGGAGTTCAGCGAGGAGACCTTCGTGGCCCGGTGGTCGGAGCTCTTCCACCGCCTGGACGCCGAGGGCTGGGGCGACGACGAGCGCGGCGTCGACGCCGGCTGA
- a CDS encoding Gfo/Idh/MocA family oxidoreductase, which yields MSTRVITYGTYDLFHEGHVRLLERAKALGDYLIVAVTTDNYDSTRGKLNVRQSLMERIHNVQQSGLADQVIIEEYEGQKINDIQRYGVDIFAIGSDWLGKFDYLNDYCKVVYLDRTKGVSSTQLRDEGGILRIGVLGSGRIANRMVDEVRFVSGVSVEGVWSRQQSSAQAFADAHELRFAAASIEDLLAEVDAVYLATPHGTHVELARQAMAAGKHVLCEKPLALTRADAEELYALAEQHQVVLLEAIKTAFSPGFQRMVAVARSGSIGQVRSVDATFTKLVSSGRELAAPDGGAISELASYPLLALVKLLGTGYTRVVSSSLQPEGAEVDTFSRIDLTYPHAIASARVGIGVKAEGDLVVAGTRGYIYVPAPWWKTEYFEARFEDPGDDKKYYFKFDGDGLRYEVAEFASLIRNETPESFKLRSSESIAIAAIIEAARTDATLLR from the coding sequence ATGTCCACGCGCGTCATCACCTACGGGACCTACGACCTCTTCCACGAGGGGCACGTGCGGCTCCTGGAGCGGGCGAAGGCCCTCGGCGACTACCTGATCGTGGCGGTCACCACCGACAACTACGACAGCACCCGCGGCAAGCTGAACGTGCGCCAGTCCCTGATGGAGCGCATCCACAACGTGCAGCAGAGCGGCCTCGCCGACCAGGTGATCATCGAGGAGTACGAAGGCCAGAAGATCAACGACATCCAGCGCTACGGGGTCGACATCTTCGCCATCGGCTCGGACTGGCTGGGCAAGTTCGACTACCTGAACGACTACTGCAAGGTCGTCTACCTCGACCGCACCAAGGGCGTCTCGTCGACCCAGCTGCGCGACGAGGGCGGCATCCTGCGGATCGGCGTGCTCGGGTCGGGCCGCATCGCGAACCGGATGGTCGACGAGGTGCGCTTCGTCTCCGGCGTCAGCGTGGAGGGCGTGTGGAGCCGCCAGCAGAGCAGCGCTCAGGCCTTCGCCGACGCCCACGAGCTGCGCTTCGCGGCCGCCTCGATCGAGGACCTGCTCGCAGAGGTCGACGCCGTCTACCTCGCCACGCCGCACGGCACGCACGTCGAGCTGGCCCGCCAGGCGATGGCCGCCGGCAAGCACGTGCTCTGCGAGAAGCCGCTCGCGCTCACCCGGGCCGACGCCGAGGAGCTGTACGCGCTCGCCGAGCAGCACCAGGTGGTGCTGCTGGAGGCCATCAAGACCGCCTTCTCCCCCGGTTTCCAGCGCATGGTGGCCGTGGCGCGCAGCGGCTCGATCGGCCAGGTCCGCTCCGTCGACGCGACCTTCACCAAGCTGGTGAGCTCGGGCCGCGAGCTGGCGGCGCCCGACGGCGGCGCGATCTCGGAGCTGGCCAGCTACCCCCTGCTCGCGCTGGTCAAGCTGCTCGGCACCGGCTACACGCGCGTGGTCAGCTCCTCGCTGCAGCCCGAGGGCGCCGAGGTCGACACGTTCTCGCGCATCGACCTCACCTACCCGCACGCGATCGCCTCGGCCCGCGTCGGCATCGGCGTGAAGGCCGAGGGCGACCTGGTCGTCGCGGGGACGCGCGGCTACATCTACGTCCCCGCCCCGTGGTGGAAGACCGAGTACTTCGAGGCGCGCTTCGAGGACCCGGGCGACGACAAGAAGTACTACTTCAAGTTCGACGGCGACGGGCTGCGCTACGAGGTCGCCGAGTTCGCCTCGCTGATCCGCAACGAGACGCCGGAGTCCTTCAAGCTGCGCTCCTCGGAGTCGATCGCCATCGCCGCGATCATCGAGGCCGCCCGGACCGACGCCACGCTGCTGCGATGA
- a CDS encoding CDP-glycerol glycerophosphotransferase family protein translates to MSPVRLDPATVRRLARERVRAALVELAHSEDPRVAAGYRRARQAARTLGSQVTGRQLGWVAHLRAVAWTGPTTLELRGWAYERGYGHPDAPPATTVWLERGGRRIEAEVVMRHDAEVNAAAPQASEHDYANTAFTATFDVSALLDDAAGDDDGGREPWVVHVRVVGAGRDRTGTFLTRYRFGAARHLLASTSGTPGSTVQLVPRWAGQRGLVVRRQRPAVLARSVEIDGHDVSLLVSTDGRALAGAVVRSAGQESDLTCAAEGHDEAGRPMFRITGAVPRTMPVTDEGESFSVERALRVSTADGETLRVATALDGTAPEPVPGSTLLASADADGGLVLLDGPGRVLVDDVTVVAHPPSLELRGRHVLGERAAADETLTMVLAGARQVLPVEATFVTGPDGTGTWTAHAPLLASVWGRRPLPPRIGSYVLRARTSGGTVVPVSGVPEVVRRTPELHHLPGFRLRLLSGGGRSVRLAVSAPRRDDEAGSFHQRRLERLYKGRRWSPRNAVYFESFYGRGATCNPYAIDREIAARYPQLTRFWGVVDASTPVPDGAITVVRGTSEWWHARATSRYVVANDWLRRTFSPQPFQVVLQTWHGSMLKRIGLDRSGQPQSKIDTIRLEQSKWDVLLSQNHHSSVILSSAYDWHRTLFEEGYPRNDPLTPGSPYAGDGAAIREQLGIRPDQTAVLYAPTWRENMTSMVTFLDLERLSTELGEGYVILLRGHSRTVKFGASLSEVPGVIDVTTYPEVTDLFLAADAMITDYSSVMFDYSVTRRPMIFFVPDMDDYRDSLRGVYFDLSEVAPGPVLSTQDEVTRAVRELDRAGERYADLYDAWVERFNHLDDGHSAERVVRRLLAIRK, encoded by the coding sequence ATGAGCCCCGTACGCCTCGACCCGGCCACGGTGCGGCGCCTCGCCCGCGAGCGGGTCCGCGCGGCGCTGGTGGAGCTGGCGCACTCCGAGGACCCGCGGGTCGCCGCCGGCTACCGCCGGGCCCGGCAGGCCGCACGCACCCTCGGCTCGCAGGTGACCGGCCGCCAGCTCGGCTGGGTGGCGCACCTGCGCGCCGTCGCGTGGACGGGGCCGACCACGCTGGAGCTGCGCGGCTGGGCGTACGAGCGCGGGTACGGCCACCCTGACGCCCCGCCCGCGACGACCGTGTGGCTCGAGCGCGGCGGGCGCCGCATCGAGGCCGAGGTCGTCATGCGCCACGACGCGGAGGTCAACGCGGCGGCGCCGCAGGCCAGCGAGCACGACTACGCCAACACCGCCTTCACCGCGACGTTCGACGTGTCGGCCCTCCTCGACGACGCCGCGGGCGACGACGACGGCGGTCGCGAGCCGTGGGTGGTCCACGTCCGCGTGGTGGGGGCCGGCCGCGACCGGACCGGGACCTTCCTCACGCGCTACCGCTTCGGCGCCGCACGGCACCTCCTCGCCTCGACGTCCGGGACCCCGGGGAGCACCGTCCAGCTCGTCCCGCGCTGGGCCGGGCAGCGGGGCCTGGTGGTCCGCCGGCAGCGCCCGGCCGTGCTCGCCCGCTCGGTCGAGATCGACGGGCACGACGTCTCGCTGCTGGTCTCGACCGACGGCCGCGCGCTCGCCGGCGCGGTCGTCCGCAGCGCCGGCCAGGAGTCGGACCTGACCTGCGCGGCCGAGGGCCACGACGAGGCCGGGCGGCCAATGTTCCGGATCACGGGAGCCGTGCCCCGCACCATGCCGGTCACCGACGAGGGCGAGTCCTTCTCCGTCGAGCGCGCGCTCCGGGTCAGCACCGCCGACGGCGAGACCCTGCGGGTCGCCACCGCCCTCGACGGCACGGCCCCCGAGCCCGTCCCGGGCTCCACGCTCCTGGCCTCCGCCGACGCCGACGGCGGGCTCGTGCTCCTCGACGGCCCCGGTCGGGTGCTGGTCGACGACGTCACCGTCGTCGCCCACCCGCCCTCGCTCGAGCTGCGGGGGCGCCATGTGCTCGGCGAGCGCGCCGCGGCCGACGAGACGCTGACCATGGTCCTGGCCGGCGCCCGGCAGGTGCTGCCGGTCGAGGCCACCTTCGTCACCGGCCCGGACGGCACCGGCACCTGGACCGCGCACGCCCCGCTGCTCGCCTCCGTCTGGGGCCGCCGGCCGCTGCCGCCGCGCATCGGCAGCTACGTCCTGCGCGCCCGGACCTCGGGCGGCACCGTCGTGCCCGTGTCCGGAGTCCCCGAGGTCGTGCGTCGTACGCCCGAGCTGCACCACCTCCCGGGCTTCCGCCTGCGGCTGCTGTCCGGCGGCGGGCGCTCCGTGCGCCTCGCGGTGTCGGCGCCGCGCCGCGACGACGAAGCCGGCTCGTTCCACCAGCGCCGCCTCGAGCGGCTCTACAAGGGCCGCCGGTGGAGCCCGCGCAACGCGGTCTACTTCGAGAGCTTCTACGGCCGGGGCGCGACCTGCAACCCGTACGCGATCGACCGCGAGATCGCCGCGCGCTACCCCCAGCTCACCCGCTTCTGGGGCGTGGTCGACGCGTCGACCCCGGTCCCCGACGGGGCGATCACGGTCGTGCGCGGCACGAGCGAGTGGTGGCACGCGCGGGCGACCTCGCGCTACGTCGTGGCCAACGACTGGCTGCGGCGCACCTTCTCCCCCCAGCCCTTCCAGGTGGTCCTGCAGACCTGGCACGGCTCGATGCTCAAGCGGATCGGGCTCGACCGCTCGGGCCAGCCCCAGTCCAAGATCGACACGATCCGCCTCGAGCAGTCCAAGTGGGACGTCCTGCTCTCGCAGAACCACCACAGCAGCGTGATCCTCTCCTCGGCGTACGACTGGCACCGCACGCTCTTCGAGGAGGGCTACCCACGCAACGACCCGCTCACCCCGGGCAGCCCGTACGCCGGCGACGGCGCCGCGATCCGCGAGCAGCTGGGCATCCGGCCCGACCAGACAGCCGTCCTGTACGCCCCCACCTGGCGCGAGAACATGACCTCGATGGTCACCTTCCTCGACCTGGAACGGCTCAGCACCGAGCTGGGCGAGGGCTACGTGATCCTGCTGCGCGGCCATTCGCGCACGGTCAAGTTCGGCGCGAGTCTCAGCGAGGTCCCCGGCGTCATCGACGTGACGACCTACCCCGAGGTCACCGACCTCTTCCTCGCCGCGGACGCGATGATCACCGACTACTCCTCGGTGATGTTCGACTACTCCGTCACCCGCCGGCCGATGATCTTCTTCGTCCCGGACATGGACGACTACCGCGACTCGCTGCGCGGGGTCTACTTCGACCTGTCCGAGGTGGCTCCCGGCCCCGTCCTGTCGACGCAGGACGAGGTCACGCGGGCGGTCCGTGAGCTCGACCGGGCCGGCGAGCGTTACGCCGACCTCTACGACGCCTGGGTCGAGCGGTTCAACCACCTCGACGACGGCCACTCCGCCGAGCGCGTGGTCCGCCGCCTCCTCGCGATCCGCAAGTAG
- a CDS encoding GIY-YIG nuclease family protein, with translation MDDAAELERQIKGWRRAERLALVEGRLADLPGLSRPGSHAGPHTCAS, from the coding sequence ATGGACGACGCGGCCGAGCTCGAGCGGCAGATCAAGGGGTGGCGGCGGGCCGAACGCCTCGCGCTGGTCGAGGGCCGGCTCGCCGACCTGCCCGGGCTGTCACGTCCCGGCTCGCACGCGGGGCCGCACACATGCGCAAGTTGA
- a CDS encoding endonuclease/exonuclease/phosphatase family protein — MSQLHNVLVRALAGCGRRATPLVVAVLLGLGTVGASVVPADAATKSPTGLAASATGPTTLKVSWKSVSGAPKYRVQYSRSSSMSGASYKRFSGTSGTITGLTAGTTYYVKVRVITTKGVNLSPYSAAVKTSTSAAPAAPAGGSDQLRLGTFNVKCFNCQGDNPNERSWWDRRGDVVSDVKSQRLDVLGVQEASQAWLPAAKGGKGQDLSQFEDLRNRLGGSWKLTNTNRNNCVNAKTPTRCSAKDQGASKGTRILFDSSRVTLVSQGSKLLPSPEDDRYMAWAIFRQASTGKKFFFATAHLEPNKDWKLHVDEATALVKEVAKRNPDHLPTFITGDMNAHKNTLNPSGQRENPVAKVVVNGYGYVDPLGNASGSTTDTPGATVERRINTPLSSYNDFQREPSPDYFGRRPNGTYIDYIFTSKKVRVLEWENVAHLNAAHDYVGKQASDHNLQRATVVLP; from the coding sequence ATGTCTCAGCTTCACAACGTTCTCGTCCGCGCCCTCGCCGGGTGCGGGCGTCGAGCCACCCCGCTCGTGGTCGCGGTGCTGCTCGGCCTCGGGACGGTCGGCGCGTCGGTCGTCCCCGCCGACGCCGCGACCAAGTCCCCGACGGGCCTCGCGGCCTCCGCGACCGGCCCGACCACGCTGAAGGTCAGCTGGAAGTCCGTCAGCGGCGCACCGAAGTACCGGGTGCAGTACTCCCGGTCCTCGAGCATGTCGGGGGCGTCGTACAAGCGCTTCAGCGGCACCTCGGGCACGATCACGGGGCTGACGGCGGGCACGACCTACTACGTCAAGGTCCGGGTGATCACGACGAAGGGCGTCAACCTCAGCCCCTACTCGGCGGCCGTCAAGACCTCGACGAGCGCCGCGCCGGCGGCTCCGGCCGGCGGGTCGGACCAGCTGCGGCTCGGCACCTTCAACGTCAAGTGCTTCAACTGCCAGGGCGACAACCCCAACGAGCGGTCCTGGTGGGACCGGCGTGGCGACGTCGTGAGCGACGTGAAGTCGCAGCGGCTGGACGTCCTCGGCGTCCAGGAGGCCAGCCAGGCCTGGCTCCCCGCCGCCAAGGGCGGCAAGGGTCAGGACCTGAGCCAGTTCGAGGACCTGCGCAACCGGCTCGGCGGCTCCTGGAAGCTGACCAACACCAACCGGAACAACTGCGTGAACGCCAAGACGCCGACCCGGTGCTCCGCCAAGGACCAGGGCGCGTCGAAGGGCACCCGCATCCTCTTCGACTCCAGCCGCGTCACGCTGGTGTCCCAGGGCTCCAAGCTGCTGCCGAGCCCCGAGGACGACCGCTACATGGCCTGGGCGATCTTCCGCCAGGCCAGCACGGGCAAGAAGTTCTTCTTCGCCACCGCGCACCTCGAGCCGAACAAGGACTGGAAGCTCCACGTCGACGAGGCGACGGCGCTGGTCAAGGAGGTCGCCAAGCGCAACCCCGACCACCTCCCGACCTTCATCACCGGCGACATGAACGCCCACAAGAACACGCTCAACCCCTCCGGCCAGCGCGAGAACCCGGTCGCGAAGGTCGTCGTGAACGGCTACGGCTACGTCGACCCGCTCGGCAACGCCTCCGGCTCCACCACCGACACCCCGGGCGCCACGGTCGAGCGGCGGATCAACACCCCGTTGAGCAGCTACAACGACTTCCAGCGCGAGCCCAGCCCCGACTACTTCGGCCGGCGGCCCAACGGCACCTACATCGACTACATCTTCACGTCGAAGAAGGTGCGCGTGCTCGAGTGGGAGAACGTCGCCCACCTGAACGCCGCCCACGACTACGTCGGCAAGCAGGCCTCCGACCACAACCTCCAGCGGGCGACGGTCGTCCTCCCCTGA